The Flavobacterium commune genome contains a region encoding:
- the typA gene encoding translational GTPase TypA produces the protein MEAIRNIAIIAHVDHGKTTLVDKIMYHCQLFRDNENTGDLILDNNDLERERGITITSKNVSVSYKGTKINIIDTPGHADFGGEVERVLNMADGVCLLVDAFEGPMPQTRFVLQKAIDLGLKPCVVINKVDKENCTPEEVHEKVFDLMFELGATEEQLDFPAVYGSAKNNWMSDDWRNQTENIEPLLDMVIANVPAPKVSEGTPQMLITSLDFSSFTGRIAIGRLERGVLKEGMPISLVKRDGKIIKSRIKELHTFEGLGRKKVEEVIAGDICAVVGVEGFEIGDTIADFENPEALQTIAIDEPTMSMLFTINDSPFFGKEGKFVTSRHIRERLTKELEKNLAMRVAETDSADKFMVFGRGVLHLSVLIETMRREGYELQIGQPQVIIKEVDGVKCEPIEELTIDLPENLSGRAVEFVSIRKGEMLSMEGKGERMIVKFNIPSRGIIGLRNQLLTATAGEAIMAHRFIGYEPYKGEIPGRNNGSLISMENGKAIPYSIDKLQDRGKFFVDPNEDIYEGQVIGENTRSDDMTVNVTKTKKLSNVRSSGADDKARIIPAIKFSLEEALEYIQKDEYVEVTPKSLRLRKIYLSETDRKRFKI, from the coding sequence ATGGAAGCTATTAGAAACATTGCAATTATTGCCCACGTCGATCACGGTAAAACCACTTTGGTTGATAAAATTATGTATCATTGTCAGTTATTTCGTGACAACGAAAATACTGGAGATTTGATCCTTGATAACAACGACTTAGAGCGAGAAAGAGGTATTACCATTACTTCTAAAAACGTATCGGTTTCTTATAAAGGAACAAAAATTAATATTATTGATACTCCTGGTCACGCCGATTTTGGTGGAGAGGTAGAGCGTGTTTTGAACATGGCTGACGGAGTGTGTCTTTTGGTTGATGCCTTTGAAGGACCAATGCCACAAACGCGTTTTGTATTACAAAAAGCGATTGATTTAGGATTAAAACCTTGTGTTGTTATCAATAAAGTAGATAAAGAAAACTGTACTCCGGAAGAAGTACACGAAAAAGTTTTCGACTTAATGTTTGAATTAGGTGCTACTGAAGAACAATTAGATTTCCCTGCTGTTTACGGTTCTGCTAAAAACAACTGGATGTCTGATGATTGGAGAAATCAAACAGAAAACATTGAGCCATTATTGGACATGGTAATTGCTAATGTACCTGCTCCTAAGGTTTCTGAAGGAACGCCACAAATGTTAATTACTTCTTTAGACTTTTCTTCTTTTACGGGTCGTATCGCTATCGGTCGTTTGGAAAGAGGTGTTTTAAAAGAAGGTATGCCAATTTCTTTGGTAAAAAGAGATGGAAAAATCATCAAATCAAGAATTAAAGAATTACATACTTTTGAAGGTCTTGGACGTAAAAAAGTAGAAGAAGTTATAGCTGGTGATATTTGTGCGGTTGTAGGTGTTGAAGGTTTTGAAATTGGTGATACTATTGCTGATTTTGAAAATCCGGAAGCTTTACAAACTATCGCTATTGATGAGCCTACAATGAGCATGTTGTTTACTATTAACGATTCACCTTTCTTTGGTAAAGAAGGTAAATTTGTTACTTCCAGACATATTCGTGAGCGTTTGACAAAAGAATTAGAGAAAAACTTAGCGATGAGAGTTGCTGAGACTGATTCTGCTGATAAATTCATGGTTTTTGGTCGTGGTGTATTGCACTTGTCTGTTCTTATTGAAACAATGAGAAGAGAAGGGTATGAATTACAAATTGGTCAGCCACAAGTTATTATCAAAGAAGTTGATGGTGTAAAATGTGAGCCAATAGAGGAATTAACTATCGATTTACCGGAAAATCTTTCAGGTAGAGCTGTAGAATTTGTTTCTATCCGTAAAGGAGAAATGCTTTCTATGGAAGGTAAAGGAGAGCGTATGATTGTTAAATTCAACATTCCATCTCGTGGAATTATTGGATTGAGAAACCAATTGCTTACTGCTACTGCCGGTGAAGCTATTATGGCACACCGTTTCATTGGATACGAACCATACAAAGGAGAAATTCCTGGACGTAACAATGGTTCATTAATCTCTATGGAAAATGGAAAAGCAATTCCTTACTCTATCGATAAATTACAAGATCGTGGTAAATTCTTTGTTGATCCTAACGAAGATATTTACGAAGGACAAGTAATTGGTGAAAACACTCGTAGTGATGATATGACTGTTAACGTTACTAAAACGAAAAAACTGTCTAACGTTCGTTCTTCAGGAGCTGATGATAAAGCAAGAATTATTCCTGC
- a CDS encoding sensor histidine kinase produces the protein MKNKTTQITTIYILIASILAVFLYKITSLYLNQEDYLIFNLFKDFFLILLTGFAFKYVLSKNESKNKTIFEQLENTNNEIKESNEKYDIVAKATSDTIWDWKIQEDKMIWSKGIKAIFGYEEDQVGDSSSWWFGNIHPEDSIKMSIRLYSFIEQKTEKWQDEYRFKCADNTYKYVLDRGFLLKDENGKAVRMIGALQDVTKQKEEELRLKLLETVILQTKESIVITEATFNEKLLPKIIYTNPAFTQMTGYQPEEIINNSLDILKGPNTELSVIKKIIQIIQNKEEGLLEIRCYKKNKTEFWLRFTMIPIYNSENELSHWVSIQRDVTEEKNQEKEKEQLIKELTQNNKDLKQFSYITSHNLRAPMSNLTGLLNLIEDIEIEDPELNEIVNGFSKSTHLLNETIEDLTKVMIIKDNTSIEKENISLKEVFENVFSQLSNQIEIIKPYLKLDIENVSVLNSNKAYMESILLNLLTNSLKYRATDRTLKITIIAQQSGNTVELIFKDNGIGIDLNRNKDKIFGLYQRFHDYPDSKGLGLYLVKSQVEAMKGTINIESQVNKGTTFTLTFKSK, from the coding sequence ATGAAAAATAAAACCACCCAAATAACAACAATATATATCCTTATTGCCTCAATTTTGGCGGTTTTTCTTTATAAAATTACCTCTTTATACCTCAACCAGGAAGATTACCTCATTTTCAACCTTTTCAAAGATTTCTTTTTGATCCTCTTAACCGGATTTGCTTTTAAATATGTATTATCTAAAAACGAAAGCAAAAACAAAACAATTTTTGAACAATTAGAAAACACCAACAATGAAATAAAAGAATCAAATGAGAAGTATGACATTGTTGCCAAAGCTACAAGTGATACCATTTGGGACTGGAAAATTCAGGAAGACAAAATGATTTGGAGCAAAGGAATAAAAGCTATTTTTGGATACGAAGAAGATCAGGTTGGAGACAGTTCGAGTTGGTGGTTTGGAAACATCCATCCGGAAGACAGTATAAAAATGTCAATAAGACTCTATTCGTTTATAGAACAAAAAACCGAAAAATGGCAAGATGAATACCGGTTTAAATGCGCAGACAACACCTATAAATACGTATTAGACCGAGGTTTCCTTTTAAAAGATGAAAATGGAAAAGCCGTCAGAATGATAGGAGCACTCCAAGATGTTACCAAACAAAAAGAAGAAGAACTCAGACTAAAATTACTGGAAACCGTAATTTTACAAACCAAAGAATCCATAGTAATTACCGAAGCTACTTTTAACGAAAAATTACTACCAAAAATAATCTACACCAACCCTGCATTTACCCAAATGACAGGATATCAACCAGAAGAAATCATCAACAATTCTCTTGATATCCTTAAAGGCCCCAACACCGAATTGAGTGTTATTAAGAAAATAATACAAATAATTCAAAACAAGGAAGAAGGTTTACTTGAAATAAGATGCTATAAAAAAAACAAAACCGAATTCTGGTTGCGTTTTACAATGATTCCTATTTACAATTCTGAAAACGAATTATCTCACTGGGTATCCATTCAAAGAGATGTAACCGAAGAAAAAAATCAGGAAAAAGAAAAAGAACAACTCATTAAAGAACTTACACAAAACAATAAGGACCTAAAACAATTCTCTTATATCACCTCTCACAATCTGAGAGCACCAATGTCTAACTTAACCGGATTACTAAATCTAATTGAAGACATTGAAATTGAAGACCCTGAACTAAATGAGATTGTCAACGGTTTTAGCAAATCAACCCATTTATTAAACGAAACTATCGAAGACTTAACAAAAGTCATGATAATTAAAGACAACACCTCTATTGAAAAAGAAAACATTTCACTCAAAGAGGTTTTCGAAAATGTTTTCAGCCAATTATCCAATCAAATTGAAATAATTAAGCCATACTTAAAATTAGACATTGAAAACGTAAGTGTTCTTAACAGCAACAAAGCATACATGGAAAGCATTTTGCTAAACTTACTCACAAACTCTCTAAAATACAGAGCCACCGACAGAACTTTAAAAATCACCATAATAGCACAACAAAGCGGAAATACCGTAGAACTCATTTTCAAAGATAACGGAATAGGTATTGATTTAAATAGAAACAAAGACAAAATTTTTGGCTTATACCAGAGATTCCACGATTACCCTGACAGCAAAGGACTAGGACTCTACTTAGTAAAATCGCAAGTTGAAGCCATGAAAGGAACCATCAATATCGAAAGCCAGGTAAACAAAGGAACCACATTTACATTAACATTTAAAAGCAAATAA
- a CDS encoding response regulator has product MLDLILCVDDDPITLMLCKKVISKASFSNTIITAKNGEEALEYFNSIINKEATKELPQLIFLDLNMPIMDGWEFLDNFSTDKYAEVNSTKIVVLSSTIDPEDHEKSKKYPMVIDFLSKPITTNMLTYLESKIQL; this is encoded by the coding sequence ATGTTAGATTTAATTCTATGTGTCGATGACGACCCAATAACACTTATGTTATGTAAAAAAGTAATCAGCAAAGCCTCTTTTTCGAATACTATTATTACTGCTAAAAACGGCGAAGAAGCACTGGAATACTTCAACTCAATTATAAATAAAGAAGCAACAAAAGAATTACCTCAATTAATATTTCTAGACCTAAACATGCCTATTATGGATGGCTGGGAATTTCTGGACAATTTCAGCACCGATAAATACGCAGAAGTAAACTCAACCAAGATCGTGGTTTTATCTTCTACAATAGACCCTGAAGACCACGAAAAGTCTAAAAAATACCCAATGGTTATTGATTTCCTTTCAAAACCAATAACCACAAATATGTTAACGTATTTAGAATCTAAAATACAACTCTGA
- the rpsT gene encoding 30S ribosomal protein S20, with translation MANHKSALKRIRSNEKKRVLNRYQHKTTRNAIKALRLATDKADATAKLSSVISMIDKLAKKNVIHDNKASNLKSKLTKFVAKL, from the coding sequence ATGGCAAATCATAAGTCAGCTTTAAAAAGAATTAGAAGCAACGAGAAAAAAAGAGTATTAAACAGATACCAACACAAAACTACACGTAACGCCATTAAAGCTTTGCGTTTAGCTACTGATAAAGCGGATGCTACTGCTAAATTATCAAGTGTAATTTCAATGATTGATAAGTTAGCTAAAAAGAATGTTATTCATGATAATAAAGCTTCTAACTTAAAATCAAAATTAACTAAATTTGTTGCTAAATTGTAA
- the proS gene encoding proline--tRNA ligase, which translates to MSKNLTTRSEDYSKWYNELVVKADLAENSGVRGCMVIKPYGYAIWEKMQAELDRMFKETGHQNAYFPLFVPKSMFEAEEKNAEGFAKECAVVTHYRLKNDPDRPGKLMVDPNAKLEEELIVRPTSEAIIWSTYKGWVQSYRDLPLLINQWANVVRWEMRTRLFLRTAEFLWQEGHTAHATRKEAIEESEKMMNVYADFVQNFMAIPVVKGLKTETERFAGAEETYCIEALMQDGKALQAGTSHFLGQNFAEAFDVKFANAEGKQEYVWGTSWGVSTRLMGALVMTHSDDQGLVLPPNLAPIQVVIVPIYKTDEQLAQITEEVEKLMADLRKLRISVKFDDRTTQKPGFKFAEWELKGVPVRIAVGPKDLENGTYEVARRDTLTKEVKSKEGIATFISDLLDQIQADLFNKAFNYRETHITEVNSFEEFKDVLENKGGFVSAHWDGTAATEEKIKELTKATIRCIPLDGVEESGSCVFTGNPSGRRVFFAKAY; encoded by the coding sequence ATGAGTAAGAACCTTACTACACGATCAGAAGATTATTCAAAATGGTATAATGAGCTGGTTGTAAAGGCTGATTTAGCCGAAAATTCAGGAGTTAGAGGCTGTATGGTTATTAAACCTTATGGTTATGCGATTTGGGAAAAAATGCAAGCCGAGTTAGATAGAATGTTTAAGGAAACAGGACATCAAAATGCTTATTTTCCTCTGTTTGTTCCTAAAAGCATGTTTGAAGCCGAGGAGAAAAATGCCGAAGGTTTTGCTAAAGAATGTGCCGTGGTTACACATTATAGATTGAAAAATGATCCTGACAGACCAGGAAAATTAATGGTTGACCCAAATGCTAAGCTGGAAGAGGAACTTATTGTTCGTCCTACAAGTGAGGCAATTATTTGGTCAACTTATAAAGGGTGGGTGCAATCCTATAGAGATTTACCTTTGTTGATTAATCAATGGGCTAATGTGGTTCGATGGGAAATGCGTACTCGTTTGTTTTTAAGGACAGCCGAATTTTTATGGCAGGAAGGGCATACGGCTCATGCAACAAGAAAGGAAGCGATTGAGGAATCAGAGAAGATGATGAATGTTTATGCTGATTTTGTTCAAAATTTCATGGCGATTCCGGTTGTTAAAGGATTGAAAACCGAAACAGAGCGTTTTGCCGGTGCTGAAGAAACTTATTGTATTGAGGCTTTGATGCAGGATGGAAAAGCTCTTCAGGCAGGAACTTCGCACTTTTTGGGGCAAAATTTTGCTGAAGCATTTGATGTGAAGTTTGCTAATGCCGAAGGAAAACAGGAATATGTATGGGGAACTTCCTGGGGAGTTTCTACCCGATTGATGGGGGCTTTGGTGATGACGCATTCTGATGATCAGGGATTGGTATTGCCTCCTAATTTAGCGCCAATACAAGTAGTTATTGTTCCTATATATAAGACAGATGAGCAATTAGCTCAAATTACAGAGGAAGTAGAGAAATTGATGGCAGATTTGCGAAAACTTCGTATTTCGGTTAAGTTTGATGATAGGACTACGCAAAAGCCAGGTTTTAAATTTGCAGAATGGGAATTAAAAGGAGTTCCAGTGCGAATTGCTGTTGGTCCAAAAGATCTTGAAAACGGAACTTATGAAGTGGCAAGAAGAGATACTTTGACAAAAGAAGTGAAGTCTAAAGAAGGAATTGCGACTTTTATAAGTGATTTATTGGATCAAATCCAGGCAGATTTATTTAACAAGGCATTTAATTACAGAGAAACTCATATTACCGAAGTAAATAGTTTTGAAGAGTTTAAAGATGTTTTGGAGAATAAAGGAGGTTTTGTATCAGCACATTGGGATGGAACTGCGGCTACAGAAGAGAAGATTAAAGAGTTGACTAAGGCAACGATAAGATGTATTCCTTTGGATGGAGTTGAGGAGTCGGGAAGCTGTGTGTTTACTGGGAATCCTTCCGGAAGAAGAGTGTTTTTTGCAAAGGCATATTAA
- a CDS encoding OmpP1/FadL family transporter, giving the protein MKKYLFLILSGLAFNSAQSQEITSGLRFAQDNTTGTARYRAMGGAFGALGGDLSSLNANPAGSAVFINNQLTFSLSNFDINNKSNYFEERTSEKDNSFDLNQAGAVFVFNNHSPNNNWTKIALAINYEKTNNLNNSVYSQGVNPTNNISEYFLSYANENLKRDQAGIPLSTITDFNYFQLDYADQQAFLGYEGYIINPDEYNDDNTKYNSNVPAGGNYYHENTITSQGNNGKLSFNAATSYKDQLYIGATLNSHFTDFRQNTYFYEVNDNLNNNIVDLLDTSFENDIYTYGSGFSFQLGLIGKLNDQVRLGLSYQSPTWNKLNDELRQNLVSSIQDYTDNDNPPITFTNIDSNNTVIYRTYRLRTPGKITGSFAYVFNKKGLISFDYGYKDYGNIKYSIEEDSRNRLINSDISDALKGVSEVRVGGEYKIERLSLRAGYHFEGSPYKDKRTVGNLNSYSTGLGYNFGGTRADISYAYTKRNSQQAFFSQGFTDGAKINSINNTVTFSLLFEL; this is encoded by the coding sequence ATGAAAAAATATCTATTTTTAATACTATCCGGGCTGGCTTTTAACTCTGCACAATCTCAGGAAATCACAAGCGGTTTGCGATTTGCACAGGACAACACCACAGGTACCGCACGCTATAGAGCTATGGGAGGTGCTTTTGGAGCTTTAGGAGGCGATTTATCTTCTTTAAACGCAAACCCTGCCGGTAGTGCCGTTTTTATTAACAACCAGCTAACATTTTCCCTTAGTAATTTTGACATCAATAATAAATCTAATTATTTTGAGGAGCGTACTTCCGAAAAAGACAACTCATTCGATTTAAACCAGGCTGGTGCTGTATTTGTTTTTAACAATCATAGCCCAAATAACAATTGGACTAAAATTGCTTTAGCAATAAATTACGAAAAAACTAACAACCTCAACAACTCTGTATATTCACAAGGAGTCAACCCTACAAACAATATTTCAGAATATTTTTTAAGTTATGCAAATGAAAATTTAAAGAGAGATCAAGCAGGTATCCCATTGAGTACCATTACAGATTTTAACTACTTTCAATTAGACTACGCTGATCAGCAAGCTTTTTTAGGTTACGAAGGCTACATAATCAATCCTGATGAATATAACGACGACAACACTAAATACAATTCTAACGTCCCTGCCGGCGGAAATTACTACCACGAAAACACCATTACATCTCAAGGAAACAATGGTAAACTATCTTTTAACGCTGCAACTTCATATAAAGATCAACTTTATATAGGAGCAACACTTAACTCTCATTTTACTGATTTTAGACAAAACACTTATTTCTATGAAGTAAACGACAATCTAAACAACAATATCGTTGACTTACTGGATACTTCATTTGAAAACGACATCTACACCTATGGCTCCGGATTTTCATTTCAATTAGGACTTATTGGAAAATTGAACGACCAGGTACGTTTGGGACTTTCATACCAATCTCCTACTTGGAACAAACTAAATGATGAATTAAGACAAAATTTAGTTTCAAGCATCCAGGACTACACAGACAACGACAATCCTCCTATAACTTTTACCAATATCGACTCAAACAACACTGTAATTTACAGAACCTATAGACTAAGAACTCCGGGAAAAATCACAGGAAGTTTTGCTTATGTGTTTAACAAAAAAGGATTAATCAGCTTTGATTACGGTTACAAAGATTATGGTAACATCAAATATTCGATAGAAGAGGACAGCAGAAACAGATTAATCAACTCTGATATTTCAGATGCTTTAAAAGGTGTTTCAGAAGTAAGAGTAGGTGGCGAATATAAAATTGAAAGATTAAGCCTTAGAGCTGGATACCATTTTGAAGGAAGCCCATACAAAGACAAGAGAACTGTTGGCAATTTAAACAGCTATTCAACCGGTCTGGGGTATAATTTTGGAGGAACAAGAGCTGATATTTCTTATGCTTACACAAAAAGAAATTCTCAACAAGCTTTCTTTAGCCAAGGTTTTACTGATGGCGCTAAAATCAACTCCATCAACAACACTGTTACCTTTAGTTTATTATTCGAATTATAA
- the rimO gene encoding 30S ribosomal protein S12 methylthiotransferase RimO — translation MRTKSLKKNKINVITLGCSKNIYDSEVLMGQLRANGKEVEHEAPVDQEGNIIVINTCGFIDNAKAESVNMILEYADKKEKGLVDKVFVTGCLSERYRPDLEKEIPNVDQFFGTTELPQLLKALGADYKHELLGERLTTTPKNYAYLKIAEGCDRPCSFCAIPIMRGAHVSQPIEKLVKEAEGLARDGVKELILIAQDLTYYGLDIYKKRNLAELLEALAKVEGIEWIRLHYAFPTGFPMDVLDLMKREPKICNYIDIPLQHISDSILKSMRRGTTQAKTTQLLKDFRAAVPGMAIRTTLIVGYPGETQEDFEILKDFVQEMKFDRMGCFAYSHEENTHAYLLEDDVPDDIKQDRANEIMELQSQISWDLNQEKIGQTFKCIIDRKEGGHFVGRTEFDSPDVDNEVLIDASKYYLKTGDFAMIKIIDATEFDLYGEPA, via the coding sequence ATGAGAACCAAGTCTTTAAAAAAGAACAAAATAAACGTAATTACCTTAGGGTGTTCAAAAAACATATACGATAGTGAGGTATTAATGGGACAACTTCGCGCCAACGGAAAAGAAGTAGAACACGAAGCACCAGTTGATCAGGAAGGAAATATTATCGTAATCAATACTTGCGGATTTATTGATAATGCAAAAGCAGAATCGGTAAATATGATTTTAGAATATGCCGACAAGAAAGAAAAAGGCCTGGTTGACAAAGTTTTTGTAACCGGATGTTTGTCAGAGCGATACCGACCTGATTTAGAAAAAGAAATCCCAAATGTGGATCAGTTTTTTGGAACTACCGAATTGCCCCAATTATTAAAAGCTTTGGGAGCAGATTACAAACATGAATTATTAGGTGAGCGTTTAACAACAACCCCTAAAAATTATGCTTATTTAAAAATTGCCGAAGGTTGTGACAGACCTTGTAGTTTTTGCGCTATTCCAATTATGCGTGGTGCACACGTTTCGCAACCTATTGAAAAATTAGTAAAAGAAGCCGAAGGTTTAGCCCGAGATGGGGTAAAAGAATTGATTTTGATTGCTCAGGACTTAACTTACTATGGTCTTGATATTTATAAAAAACGCAACCTTGCCGAATTATTAGAGGCATTGGCAAAAGTAGAAGGAATCGAATGGATTCGTTTGCATTATGCCTTCCCTACCGGTTTCCCAATGGATGTATTGGACTTAATGAAACGCGAACCTAAAATTTGCAATTATATTGACATTCCGCTACAACATATTTCTGATTCTATTTTGAAATCGATGCGTCGTGGAACCACACAGGCTAAAACAACTCAATTATTAAAAGACTTTAGAGCAGCAGTTCCGGGAATGGCCATCAGAACAACATTAATAGTTGGTTATCCGGGAGAAACTCAGGAAGATTTCGAAATTTTGAAAGATTTTGTTCAGGAAATGAAATTTGACCGCATGGGATGTTTTGCCTATTCTCACGAAGAAAACACACATGCTTATTTATTAGAAGATGATGTTCCGGATGATATCAAACAAGATCGTGCCAATGAAATCATGGAATTACAATCGCAGATTTCATGGGATTTGAATCAGGAAAAAATTGGACAAACATTCAAATGTATCATTGACAGAAAAGAAGGCGGACACTTTGTTGGTCGCACCGAATTTGACAGCCCGGATGTTGACAATGAAGTACTAATTGACGCTTCAAAATATTATTTAAAAACAGGCGATTTTGCTATGATTAAAATTATAGATGCAACAGAATTTGACCTTTATGGAGAACCCGCATAA
- a CDS encoding N-acetylmuramoyl-L-alanine amidase, with amino-acid sequence MNKHLSYLIFALIIASCSTNPYKKSEKEYDTKLKSFKDQISAKDPEPLPVVNKTIISIDSVYSKQLYTFKDSIFKVGSTQLSNNIYTEWISTVNFNLRKPNFIIIHHTAQDSLQQTIKTFTKTSTQVSAHYVIADDGHVVHMLNDYLRAWHAGVSSWGKNTDINSSSIGIELDNNGSEPFSEAQITSLMALLSKLKKDYNIPAQNIIGHSDIAPSRKKDPSGLFPWKTLAENGFGVWKDDELPLAPFDFNAELALQIIGYNTKNLSAAITAFKLHYIPEEANAVLDQNTINTIYSIYLKQ; translated from the coding sequence ATGAACAAACATCTTAGCTATTTAATTTTTGCATTAATCATTGCATCATGCTCGACTAATCCTTATAAAAAAAGCGAGAAAGAATACGATACAAAACTAAAATCTTTCAAAGATCAAATTTCAGCTAAAGACCCCGAACCTTTACCTGTAGTTAACAAAACAATTATAAGTATCGATAGCGTTTACAGCAAACAATTATATACTTTTAAAGATAGTATCTTCAAAGTGGGCTCAACACAATTAAGTAATAACATATACACAGAATGGATAAGTACCGTCAATTTCAATCTTAGAAAACCTAATTTTATTATTATCCACCACACTGCACAGGACTCACTTCAGCAAACAATTAAAACCTTTACTAAAACCAGCACCCAGGTAAGTGCACATTATGTAATTGCCGATGACGGACATGTAGTTCACATGCTAAACGATTATTTACGCGCCTGGCATGCCGGAGTAAGTTCGTGGGGAAAAAACACTGATATTAATTCTTCTTCCATAGGAATTGAATTAGACAACAATGGTAGCGAACCTTTTTCTGAAGCTCAAATTACCAGCTTGATGGCTCTTTTGAGCAAATTGAAGAAAGACTACAATATTCCTGCTCAAAACATAATTGGTCATTCTGATATTGCTCCCAGTCGAAAAAAAGACCCAAGCGGCTTATTTCCATGGAAAACTTTGGCCGAAAACGGATTCGGAGTATGGAAAGACGACGAACTTCCCTTAGCCCCTTTTGATTTTAATGCCGAATTGGCACTGCAAATTATTGGCTACAACACAAAAAACTTAAGTGCAGCAATCACAGCGTTCAAACTACACTATATACCAGAAGAAGCCAATGCTGTTTTAGATCAAAACACTATCAACACCATTTATTCTATTTATTTAAAACAATAA
- a CDS encoding porin produces the protein MKKVIFILALALTGSMTFAQDTPLEISGSADVYYKYDFAKASNIGTSFASDQNSVSLGMIDIALKKTTGKTSFVGEVSFGPRGQYQSILNGDGTLSNESNSFHIQNLYVTYAATDKLSFTAGYMGTFIGYEVISPVANFHYSTSYLFTNGPFQNAGIKANYAISDKVGLMVGGFNSTWNFYSADPMKGLNAIGAQLSLTPTEGVSAYLNFMDGSESGTIVDLTATFQLSEKFKLGLNAADWSAPGDSDFGYTGVALYPSVAVTENFGLGLRAEYFKAKENSAMFGLSADNSVTAFTLSANLKAGGLTVIPEFRLDSAKDDNFFESDMTTPTKSAAQASIALVYGF, from the coding sequence ATGAAAAAAGTAATTTTTATTTTAGCTTTAGCGCTGACAGGAAGCATGACATTTGCACAAGACACCCCATTAGAAATTTCAGGTTCTGCTGATGTTTACTACAAATACGATTTTGCAAAAGCATCAAACATCGGGACAAGTTTTGCATCAGATCAGAATTCAGTGTCTTTGGGGATGATTGACATTGCTTTGAAAAAAACAACGGGTAAAACTTCTTTCGTGGGTGAAGTTTCTTTTGGACCAAGAGGACAATATCAATCGATTCTTAATGGAGATGGAACTCTATCAAATGAATCTAATTCATTCCACATTCAAAATTTGTATGTTACTTATGCTGCTACAGATAAATTAAGTTTTACAGCAGGTTACATGGGAACTTTTATTGGATATGAGGTGATTTCACCAGTAGCAAACTTCCATTATTCAACTTCTTATTTGTTTACTAATGGGCCATTCCAAAATGCGGGAATTAAAGCAAATTATGCAATCTCAGATAAAGTTGGCTTAATGGTAGGAGGTTTTAATAGTACTTGGAATTTTTATTCAGCTGACCCAATGAAAGGATTAAACGCAATTGGAGCTCAATTGTCTTTAACTCCAACAGAAGGTGTAAGTGCTTACCTGAACTTTATGGATGGTTCTGAAAGTGGTACTATTGTGGACTTAACAGCTACTTTCCAATTGTCTGAAAAATTCAAATTAGGTTTAAATGCAGCTGATTGGTCAGCACCTGGGGATAGTGACTTTGGTTATACAGGTGTAGCTTTATATCCATCAGTAGCGGTAACTGAAAACTTTGGTTTAGGATTACGTGCTGAGTATTTCAAAGCTAAAGAAAATAGTGCTATGTTTGGTTTGTCTGCTGATAATTCTGTAACAGCTTTCACTTTATCAGCTAACTTAAAAGCAGGAGGATTAACAGTTATCCCTGAATTCAGATTGGATTCTGCTAAAGATGATAATTTCTTTGAGTCAGATATGACTACTCCAACAAAATCTGCGGCTCAGGCTTCTATCGCTTTAGTTTATGGCTTCTAA